The nucleotide sequence CTGCCGGACACACGCATGCCAACCTGTGACCACTGCGGGTCACACGTCTCCGACAACTTCGCGCGCGTGTTCGCCGACAAAGAAGGGCGACTGCTCGCCTGTCCAAACTGCTCGGCGAACGCGGGGATCGCGGAGGTCGCGCGGCGTCGCACCCGCACAGCGTGACCACTGAAACGGCGATCGACCACCACGCGAAGCCGTACCCGTTTTGATCGGACGGACGAACCACCGTCCGGTCGCCTCGATGTCGACGACCGGAAGGGCTACCTGTCTCTCCGCGTAGATTCCAGCAATGAGTAGGGAGCCGAGGA is from Halobellus sp. LT62 and encodes:
- a CDS encoding DUF7563 family protein; this translates as MPTCDHCGSHVSDNFARVFADKEGRLLACPNCSANAGIAEVARRRTRTA